In Lycium ferocissimum isolate CSIRO_LF1 chromosome 3, AGI_CSIRO_Lferr_CH_V1, whole genome shotgun sequence, the genomic window gaacatagaaaataaaagtatttaatcttgtaacttactttctcccttgataTCAATAAAAGTGCCGGCCGTTCTCCGTAGAATAGGATCACATCGATCCGAACCACGCTAATTACTGTATTTTTATCGTTTCCGCcctaacacaaaaaaaaaaagaaaagagttaaaGTTAGCCAACCTTGTTTTATGATGTTCAAAATAGGCAGTGCTATACTCGAGAAcgtttttttcacttttttatgtGTACCTCTGCCGGagacaattttattttgttcattcaACATCAAAGTAGTGTTAGATAAATTATCATAACAACAAAGACGAGAGCAATACATAATATGTTTATTTCTCTTACGTACCTTTcaagaaagtgtatatatatatatccaatataGCTTCATTATTACACTGCAACAAGAAAATTAAGGATGACTCGAAGAAGTGATCATCAATGTGAGCAAAGGAAAGTATTATAAGTGTGTAGTACAGTATATTAGTTTAGGCCGAGTTATTGATTAGTACATATTTATATTGTAGTAGTATATATATTTCTGGGAAGAGGAGAAACCCGCTCGTGCAGACGAGCCATTCACGCttccataattatattagtttttgTACAAAAAGACAATAATCCTCATGTTTAATCCAAGGAAAAATTGTTTAGTGCTCGAAATCCACCCTTGTTCGTCAAAGCTCGCGAACTTGAAAATGTTTCCTCTTTGAAGTTGTAAATTACTTGTCTTTTTACACTTCCCAGGCTCACACCAACCCTGCCATTTCTAAGTTTGAATGTTTAAGCCAAACTATTTCGGAATCGTTTGTTTAGTGAAAAGATTATACTGCAATTATAATGTGGATCAAGATTATAATACAAGATTATTTAGTGGATATAATTTTTATTGATCGATATTTGGTTCATTGAACTTAAAAAATAGATATAACATAAAACAAGCGCGTGTTTGGTTTTAAACTAAATTAACTTGGATAAACTTTTATTCTAACTGTAACTTTAGCTTTCTTTAAAGACTTTGGGAGAAGTACTTTGAAGAAggtcatttttgtcattttgttaGTTAATATCCAAATTATTATCCCAAATTGAGTGTGGTATAAAAATAATACCacaaataattttgtaattgaTTATCCCGAAATCAAAATTCCAACCAAGCGCGAGACAAAAAAATCTATTTGTATTAGTTAATTACAGTTCAGTACTATGTactttcatttcaatttatacATTTAGGCACTGTTCGGATGGACTTATAACTTATGGCTAATTATAAGCCAAATGTTATAAGTTAGGAATTCTAACTTATGGCTtttcgcatttttttttttaattattatttggcTTAAAAATGAGTGTTTagtagcatttttttttttaatttcactcAAACACTAAAAAAGTGCTTAAGAGCACctaaataagccaatccaaacaggctctaaataaCAGTAAAATAATATGATTTATGACAAATGCTAAATTCAGAATATGAGATCTAATTtggaaatttttcaaaaatatacagcccAATATATTGTACTCATATAGTCGTATTTTTTGTTTATACGTGCATAGCCAATTTTTTCGCGAACATCCGGATACGTACAATATACATTTACTGTAAtaaatgtatcaaccttgtataagaggtgtttatacacacttctaCACTGTTAAATAAACCTATAAATAttataccaaaaatatttttcgtcTCGTACGAATTCAAAGCACGAAACTCCATCCAAACTGGGTCAAAAACATCACAAAATAGCTCATGAAATCTTCATCAAATAACTTCGAATTTTAACCACAATTTTAAAATGACATCCCAATGAACCTCAATCATCAACTTACCAAAATTTCAACAAACACAAAACTCATTTAATTTGTTAGTTTTCAGACTTTTGAAAATGCCAATAGTGGAGTTtccaatattttcactttaaatCACCCAACAATGTTTAAATGTGTGATGATAATTATAAacatgtactccctccgtttcaatttatgtgaactatTTCGAAGTACgagggtcaaactttataactttgactttaaattttgacatagatttttcaagtttgtaaaaataaaatttatatagttagaaactacattaaaagtattataagtcatgataatttataattcaaataatttagaaaatatgtAAGGAAAACGTGGTCAAAGAACGACCTCGACGACTCCCCAAATAGTGaagggttcacataaattgaaacagagggagtatataactAGCAATCAGTTTTTAAGAAttaacaaatgaaaatcataaCCACAAATCAAGAAATTACTGTCTTTTTCTCTAAGtatttcaaattatataaaaatggacttaatAGGGTAATATATGATAATCTGGATTAATTTGGTCATAAGCTTGGACCAAGTAATATAGAGAGTAAAAATCCTTCAACAAGAGATTAacaaaaaataacacaaaagatCTCATaagattattttcttttattcaaattgCAGGTGGATATCGAAACTAATCATTTCTCTACCATCGAGCTAACCCCAAAAATGAAACAAATTAAAAGAGATAGAAATATCTTTTATCAggaaaggaatgaaatctggCAAGGCCCCacccaccacacacacacacaaaaaaaaaaaaggaggtaaagaaagaagaaacatTTGCTAGTATATTCACTTCTCACAATATAAATATGGCATGTATTGGTTAGACATAGCCACACTAGGCTTCCCTTCAAGTCCATTTAAGGTACCTGCTTGAAATTTCAGTAGTAAACCCCACAGTAAAATACAACACCTTAATTACTACTCCTACAAAACAACAGAGTGCATATTTCAATTAAATAGAAGAGTGAGAGAGGTAATAGGTAGGTCGAAGATATGGCATTATCTTCGGACAAAGTAGTAGAGACAGTAATAGCTGGAAATTATGTAGAGATGGAGACTGAAGGTAAGCCTAATAACGTTAAGTCCAAAATCTCAAACTTTTTCTGGCATGGTGGCTCTGCTTATGATGCTTGGTTTAGCTGTGCCTCCAACCAGGTACTCAATTTTCTTTTGATAATCTGTTGTTAAATAGGATTAGCGATAGATTTACAGTTTAGCAACAAAATTCTTAGTTTTGTAGTAAGGTATTTGGTAAAATTTGTTTGTTGGTAATTCTTAGTTTTGTAGTGAGGTATTTGgtatcttatattttttttccctctcttgTCAGGTAGCTCAAGTTCTACTGACGCTGCCATACTCATTTTCACAACTAGGAATGCTTTCTGGAATTTCATTTCAGCTGTTCTATGGTTTATTGGGTAGTTGGACAGCTTATCTCATTAGCATCCTTTATATTGAGTacagaacaagaaaagaaagagaaaaagttgATTTCCGCAATCACGTCATTCAGGTAGTaattaatttcataaatcatccaaattttctcatattctttaGTTTTCTTGTTCAATTTtataatgaaaatataataGAGTGTACACTACAGTGGTTCGAAGTTCTTGATGGGCTCTTGGGAAAGCATTGGAGGAACGTCGGTTTAGCGTTTAATTGCacttttctactctttggaTCAGTCATTCAACTCATTGCTTGTGCAAGGTTCGTAAATTAATTTGTCAATCTAGTTTTTTTACTTGCATCCAAATTATGCAATATCTACTCATATATTATGTCTTATGTAATTTGTTGACCTGCAGCAATATATATTACATAAACGATAATTTGGACAAGAGAACTTGGACTTATATCTTTGGTGCTTGTTGTGCCACAACAGTCTTCATTCCTTCTTTCCACAATTATAGAATGTGGTCTTTCCTTGGATTGTTGATGACCACTTTCACTGCTTGGTACCTTACTGTTGCAGCAATACTCCATGGCCAGGTACCTACTCATGAATCCACCTTTTACTTACATCAATATGCGTTAACTATGTATACACATGCAAGACAGAAATTAAATGTAGTAAGTATGTAATAAGATCAGACTAATTACAAATTCACTGACACCAGATTTTGAATTTGCATCTACTTTCAACATGTTGCATACATTATCAGAAAATTGAGCATATACATATTTTCTTGAGAGGCAGAAACAGAAAAAGAGAGATAATGCTGCTTTTGACTTTTGAATTTGTTAGTATTTGTGAGTTGTAACTTGTGAATTCAAAGTTTTGAAGATCAGTCTACTACACAATGTGACCTGTCAAGTAAATCTTTAATCATAACGATATGTTGGGGTTGGATATTATATTTAATCCTAAGCTTTTTAATTAGATCTTAATTAAGGGATtttatcctttctttttataaataaCAAAATATAATCACAGGTGGAGGGAGTGAAGCACTCGGGACCAACCAAGTTGGTGCTATATTTCACAGGAGCCACAAACATTCTCTACACATTTGGGGGACATGCTGTTACTGTGTAAGACTACAAAGCATGATTTTTACTTCTTACGTCTTTTTAACGTTTTTAGCTTCCAAGTACGAGGCCCCTGTCTCACTACCATAAATCCATAAACTAATAAACATTAATAGCaatagaaatttcttgaaacgtTATTTATTCCGAAAGTAACTTAACCTTGACTTGTTTCGACATATTCTGAGAACTATCCATTTTGTCGATAAAAGGTAAATATTCCCCCAAATCTTAACATTTATGACACCATGTCCACTCTTTGTCAAAAcgatatattattttatatagttGTGTATTCACATTTCACTGTAAAATTTGCATGTGTTTATGTAGACTTTCAGCATCTTTTTTTCAATGAACAGAGAAGAGCGCCTTTCTCAGGCATGAGAAGCAAAAAGTCAcactttttacccttttcaagcTGGAAAGCTACGATGAAATAATAAAAGTTGGAAAGCTACAGCTCTTTTTTTCGATCACTTTCGCTTTTCCTGCAGAATCAATCAAtgagaatgaaaaagaaaaacaaataatgagAATAGAAGCTGAAAAGGACTAGGATCTTAATGAGATATTTACTGAACTGGATATGTTGGGCAGAGGTAGGTGGAGCCAAGGGGTTTAATTGATTCTCCTTTGTCGGATCATTATACCGCGGAGTAAAAATGAATTTCTTCTAGTATAGATAAATTGTTGAATCTCTTTTAAGTAATCAAGAGAACAGTCTAATATTGTTTATGATGATACTCAAAAATTGGTTTAGCTCCTAAGTTCAAATTGTTGGTGCATAACATTTTACtattttttaaatcttgtaTATTATGAATTTATAGCTTTGCCAAGTCATGCTTAACCAGGGTCCGACCTAGAAATTCGGATACAGATAATTCAGCCGAACTCATTAGCCTTTTGCTTAAATAGTGTATTGTGTcaagaaattcattaaatacGTACAAAAAATTAAGTTTAGAATTCAGTTATTAA contains:
- the LOC132049890 gene encoding auxin transporter-like protein 2, which translates into the protein MALSSDKVVETVIAGNYVEMETEGKPNNVKSKISNFFWHGGSAYDAWFSCASNQVAQVLLTLPYSFSQLGMLSGISFQLFYGLLGSWTAYLISILYIEYRTRKEREKVDFRNHVIQWFEVLDGLLGKHWRNVGLAFNCTFLLFGSVIQLIACASNIYYINDNLDKRTWTYIFGACCATTVFIPSFHNYRMWSFLGLLMTTFTAWYLTVAAILHGQVEGVKHSGPTKLVLYFTGATNILYTFGGHAVTVEVMHAMWKPQKFKAIYLWATVYVLTLTLPSAAAVYWAFGDLLLDHSNAFSLLPRTPFRDMAVILMLIHQFITFGFACTPLYFVWEKAIGMHDCKSLCKRAAARLPVVIPIWFLAIVFPFFGPINSTVGSLLVSFTVYIIPALAHMFTFKSAAARENAVEQPPRFVGRWAGTFTINIFVVVWIFIIGFGFGGWASMLNFIHQIDTFGLFTPCYQCPSPKQFPIPPPPYAAAPQPAPANFTHP